From one Rosa rugosa chromosome 4, drRosRugo1.1, whole genome shotgun sequence genomic stretch:
- the LOC133706989 gene encoding probable cinnamyl alcohol dehydrogenase 1 has product MSEKGNCIGYAARDPSGVLSHYEFSRRDLGTDDVSIRITHCGVCYADVIWTRNKHGDSKYPLVPGHEIAGIVKEVGSNVKRFKVGDHVGVGTYVNSCRDCEYCNDGLEVQCVKGSVFTFNGVDADGTITKGGYSSHIVVHDRYCYKIPDNYPLASAAPLLCAGITVYAPMMRHKMNQPGKSLGVIGLGGLGHMAVKFGKAFGLNVTVFSTSITKKEEALSLLGADKFVVSSDQEQMKALVKSLDFIVDTASGDHPFDPYMALLKTGGIFVLVGFPSEVKFSPANLNRGMKTISGSITGGTKDTQEMIDFCAAHGIHPMIEVIPIQYANEAIDRLTKRDVKYRFVIDIENSLK; this is encoded by the exons TTAGCCGCAG GGATCTTGGAACCGATGATGTTTCCATAAGAATTACTCATTGCGGAGTTTGTTATGCTGATGTGATTTGGACCAGAAATAAGCATGGAGACTCCAAGTACCCTCTAGTGCCTGG ACATGAGATTGCGGGTATTGTAAAAGAGGTAGGTTCAAATGTCAAGCGGTTCAAAGTCGGTGACCATGTTGGAGTGGGAACCTATGTCAACTCATGCAGAGATTGTGAGTATTGCAATGATGGACTTGAAGTTCAGTGTGTAAAGGGATCGGTTTTCACTTTTAATGGTGTTGATGCTGATGGTACAATTACGAAAGGGGGATACTCCAGTCACATAGTTGTTCACGATAG GTACTGCTACAAGATACCTGATAACTATCCATTGGCTTCCGCAGCACCTTTGCTTTGTGCTGGAATTACTGTTTATGCTCCTATGATGCGCCATAAGATGAACCAACCCGGTAAATCTCTAGGCGTGATCGGGCTTGGTGGTCTTGGTCACATGGCAGTGAAGTTTGGAAAGGCATTTGGTTTGAATGTAACAGTTTTCAGCACAAGCATAACCAAGAAAGAGGAAGCCTTAAGTCTGCTTGGTGCAGATAAATTTGTGGTCTCATCTGACCAAGAGCAGATGAAG GCTTTGGTGAAGTCACTTGACTTTATAGTTGACACAGCGTCTGGTGATCACCCATTTGATCCATACATGGCATTGTTGAAGACTGGTGGAATTTTCGTCTTGGTGGGATTCCCCAGTGAAGTCAAATTCAGTCCTGCAAACCTTAATCGAG GTATGAAAACCATTTCTGGTAGTATAACGGGTGGAACAAAGGATACACAAGAAATGATAGATTTCTGTGCTGCTCATGGAATCCACCCAATGATTGAAGTAATTCCAATTCAATATGCAAATGAAGCTATTGACAGGCTTACAAAAAGAGATGTGAAATACCGGTTTGTGATTGACATTGAAAACTCCCTGAAATGA
- the LOC133706727 gene encoding probable cinnamyl alcohol dehydrogenase 1, protein MFGDKSIMSEKGNCIGYAARDPSGVLSHYEFSRRDLGTDDVSVRITHCGVCYADVIWTRNKHGDSKYPLVPGHEIAGIVKEVGSNVKRFKVGDHVGVGTYVNSCRDCEYCNDGLEVQCVKGSVFTFNGVDADGTITKGGYSSHIVVHDRYCYKIPDNYPLASAAPLLCAGITVYAPMMRHKMNQPGKSLGVIGLGGLGHMAVKFGKAFGLNVTVFSTSISKKEEALSLLGADKFVVSSDQEQMKALVKSLDFIVDTASGDHPFDPYMALLKTGGIFVLVGFPSEVKFSPASLNLGMKTISGSITGGTKDTQEMIDFCAAHGIHPMIEVIPIQYANEAIDRLTKRDVKYRFVIDIENSLK, encoded by the exons ATGTTTGG GGATAAGTCAATAATGAGTGAAAAAGGGAATTGCATTGGATATGCTGCAAGGGATCCATCTGGAGTTCTATCTCATTATGAATTTAGCCGCAG GGATCTTGGAACCGACGATGTTTCGGTAAGAATTACTCATTGCGGAGTTTGTTATGCTGATGTGATTTGGACCAGAAATAAGCATGGAGACTCCAAGTACCCTCTAGTGCCTGG ACACGAGATTGCGGGTATTGTAAAAGAGGTAGGTTCAAATGTCAAGCGATTCAAAGTCGGTGACCATGTTGGAGTGGGAACCTATGTCAACTCATGCAGAGATTGTGAGTATTGCAATGATGGACTTGAAGTTCAGTGCGTAAAGGGATCAGTTTTCACTTTTAATGGTGTTGATGCTGATGGTACAATTACGAAAGGGGGATACTCCAGTCATATAGTTGTTCACGATAG GTACTGCTACAAGATACCTGATAACTATCCATTGGCTTCCGCAGCACCTTTGCTTTGTGCTGGAATTACTGTTTATGCTCCTATGATGCGCCATAAGATGAACCAACCCGGTAAATCTCTAGGCGTGATTGGGCTTGGTGGTCTTGGTCACATGGCAGTGAAGTTTGGAAAGGCATTTGGTTTGAATGTAACAGTTTTCAGCACAAGCATATCCAAGAAAGAGGAAGCCTTAAGTCTGCTTGGTGCAGATAAATTTGTGGTCTCATCTGACCAAGAGCAGATGAAG GCTTTGGTGAAGTCACTTGACTTTATAGTTGACACAGCGTCTGGTGATCACCCATTTGATCCATACATGGCATTGTTAAAGACTGGTGGAATTTTTGTCTTGGTGGGATTCCCCAGTGAAGTCAAATTCAGTCCTGCAAGCCTTAATCTTG GTATGAAAACCATTTCTGGTAGTATAACAGGTGGAACAAAGGATACACAAGAAATGATAGATTTCTGTGCTGCTCATGGAATCCACCCAATGATTGAAGTAATTCCAATTCAATATGCAAATGAAGCTATTGACAGGCTTACAAAAAGAGATGTGAAATACCGGTTTGTGATTGACATTGAAAACTCCCTGAAATGA
- the LOC133706726 gene encoding WAT1-related protein At5g07050-like produces the protein MEGCRYYVVMILVQLAYGGSSVLVKLSLEEGLKPVVFVVYRHVMAMFLLAPFAYFLEKKQRPSLSFSIAAKVFVLTLFGTTIHLNVYYTGLAYTSPTVACALSNVVPSLTFAMAVLLRMENLNIKSARGQAKVVGTLLCIGGSLMFTFWKGYLFQGFVEKPLISVYSTELKHGNENWIKGSGLILTSHIVWCSWLILQAVVCKVYPAPLSLTTLICFFASLQSSIVALFFARDQASWRLDSNVQLLTIAYSGFVSSALVYYLQTWCISYKGPVFTAMFSPLQVIIVALFSAFAFAERLHVGSLIGAFLIIVGLYCFLWGRKKDGLVAELTENEKGVLNDDKVLAISLNDIKVTNPVPIDPVTTERA, from the exons ATGGAGGGATGCAGGTACTACGTGGTAAtgatactggttcagctggccTATGGTGGATCAAGCGTCCTCGTAAAACTTTCTCTCGAGGAAGGTCTCAAGCCAGTTGTCTTTGTGGTTTATAGGCATGTTATGGCCATGTTTTTGCTAGCACCATTTGCTTATTTCCTTGAAAA GAAGCAGAGACCTTCACTCTCATTTTCAATAGCTGCAAAAGTTTTTGTGCTGACATTATTTGGGACTACCATCCATCTCAATGTGTACTATACTGGTTTAGCATACACCTCCCCCACAGTTGCTTGCGCCTTGAGTAATGTAGTCCCAAGTTTGACGTTTGCAATGGCGGTTCTGCTTCG GATGGAGAATTTGAATATTAAAAGTGCCAGAGGTCAAGCAAAGGTAGTTGGTACACTTCTTTGCATCGGTGGTTCTCTAATGTTCACTTTCTGGAAAGGATACCTATTCCAGGGTTTTGTTGAGAAGCCACTGATCAGTGTATATAGCACTGAGTTGAAGCACGGTAACGAAAACTGGATTAAGGGTTCTGGTCTTATTCTGACTAGTCACATAGTATGGTGTTCGTGGCTGATTCTCCAG GCTGTGGTCTGCAAAGTCTACCCTGCTCCATTGTCACTGACCACCCTCATATGCTTCTTCGCATCGCTGCAATCTTCCATTGTTGCTTTGTTTTTTGCAAGAGATCAAGCTTCATGGAGACTTGATTCGAATGTGCAACTTTTAACCATCGCCTACAGT GGATTTGTGAGCTCAGCATTAGTCTATTACCTGCAAACATGGTGCATCAGTTACAAGGGACCAGTTTTTACAGCTATGTTTAGCCCCCTACAAGTCATTATAGTTGCACTGTTCTCGGCATTTGCTTTTGCAGAGCGACTTCACGTCGGCAG cttgataggagcatttctCATTATAGTTGGCCTTTACTGTTTTCTATGGGGAAGGAAGAAAGATGGCCTTGTTGCTGAACTCACAGAGAATGAAAAAGGAGTACTTAATGATGATAAGGTGCTCGCCATTTCCCTGAACGATATCAAAGTGACGAATCCTGTGCCTATAGATCCTGTAACTACAGAAAGGGCGTAG